A stretch of the Gemmatimonadaceae bacterium genome encodes the following:
- a CDS encoding TonB-dependent receptor, with translation MRLSATRALWFLLASPLASPLAAQATRADSTRRDSTAAELPPVAVSATRSGVPRDRVPNATAVVGRTAIDRGRATLGLDESLALVPGVYVANRYNFSVDQRISIRGFGARSAFAVRGITVLLDGIPQTLPDGQGQLTNVELGEADRIEVLRGSSSALFGNAAGGVISIWSDPVPPAHATEQISTTGGASGAGLDRTWSKWLSTTRWRVGDGVAQLTASRLGYTGERQHSTTDLRTLNGRLILPVSGAWTLTALIDAADDPRADNPGSLTAAELAANPDSAPPAYVATAAGKSVTQLQSGVTLHRFDDGGGQMSFTVYALTRDLQNPLTYAYIDLHRRAYGLRGSLSRPVQFGRLRQTLTAGLDAQWQRDDRINFGNVGGSPTVVRSLDQLEHVSSVGPFVQSALEIAPYATLTVGARYDDIGFHVHDRLVTATNPDDSGDRLMHALSGSAGLTVRASDATTVYANVGSSFETPTTTELANRPDTAGGFNPALGPQTATTYEVGLRGAAGDRLTYSFALYQAAVRGELIAFQEPTSPGRSFYRNAGRSRHRGAEMGGRLALAPGWSVSANWTVSDFRYTQYTVDGRNLAGRQLPGIPPQWLDLVLHAAPDAARGGWADIEFQHTSGYLVDDTLDTRTAPWTAVGVRAGWDGLAGRSRVRPFVAVNNVFDRRYVSSVVINAANGRYYEPAPGRNIYLGVSLTLGS, from the coding sequence GTGCGACTAAGCGCCACCCGCGCCTTGTGGTTCCTGCTCGCCTCGCCCCTGGCCTCCCCGCTCGCCGCCCAGGCCACGCGGGCCGACTCGACACGCCGCGACTCGACCGCCGCCGAACTGCCGCCGGTGGCCGTCTCCGCCACGCGCTCGGGCGTGCCCCGCGACCGCGTGCCCAACGCCACGGCCGTCGTGGGCCGGACCGCGATCGACCGCGGACGCGCCACCCTGGGGCTGGACGAATCCCTCGCGCTCGTGCCTGGCGTGTACGTGGCCAACCGGTACAACTTTTCGGTGGATCAGCGCATCTCCATTCGCGGATTCGGAGCGCGCTCGGCGTTCGCCGTGCGCGGCATCACCGTGCTGCTCGATGGCATTCCCCAAACGCTCCCCGACGGCCAGGGGCAGCTCACCAACGTCGAGTTGGGAGAGGCCGACCGCATCGAAGTGCTGCGCGGATCGTCGTCCGCGCTGTTCGGCAACGCCGCCGGCGGGGTGATCAGCATCTGGAGCGATCCCGTGCCGCCGGCCCACGCCACCGAGCAGATCAGCACCACGGGCGGCGCGAGCGGCGCCGGTCTCGACCGCACGTGGAGCAAGTGGCTCAGCACGACGCGGTGGCGGGTGGGCGATGGCGTCGCCCAGCTCACGGCATCGCGCCTCGGCTATACGGGTGAGCGCCAGCACAGCACGACGGATCTGCGCACTCTCAACGGACGGTTGATACTGCCGGTATCCGGCGCGTGGACACTCACGGCGCTCATCGACGCCGCCGATGATCCACGCGCCGACAACCCGGGTTCGCTCACCGCCGCCGAGCTGGCGGCCAATCCCGATTCGGCGCCGCCGGCCTACGTCGCCACCGCCGCCGGCAAGTCGGTCACCCAACTCCAGAGCGGCGTCACACTGCATCGGTTCGACGACGGCGGTGGGCAGATGTCGTTCACGGTGTATGCGCTCACCCGTGATCTGCAGAATCCGCTGACGTATGCGTACATCGATCTCCACCGACGGGCATATGGGTTGCGCGGATCGCTGAGCCGCCCGGTCCAGTTCGGCAGGCTACGGCAAACGCTCACCGCTGGACTGGACGCCCAGTGGCAGCGCGACGATCGCATCAACTTCGGAAATGTCGGCGGCTCACCCACCGTCGTTCGGTCGCTCGACCAACTCGAACACGTCAGCTCCGTGGGACCGTTCGTGCAGAGCGCGCTGGAGATCGCGCCATACGCCACCCTCACGGTGGGCGCGCGGTACGACGACATTGGATTCCACGTGCACGACCGCCTCGTCACGGCCACCAACCCCGACGACTCCGGCGACCGGCTGATGCACGCGCTGAGCGGATCGGCGGGACTCACCGTGCGGGCGAGCGACGCCACCACCGTGTACGCCAATGTCGGCTCGTCGTTCGAGACGCCGACTACCACCGAACTGGCCAACCGCCCCGACACGGCGGGCGGGTTCAACCCCGCGCTCGGCCCGCAGACCGCCACCACGTACGAGGTGGGCCTACGCGGCGCGGCCGGCGATCGCTTGACCTATTCGTTTGCGCTGTATCAGGCCGCGGTGCGCGGGGAGTTGATCGCATTCCAGGAGCCGACGTCGCCGGGGCGCAGCTTCTACCGCAATGCCGGCAGGTCTCGTCACCGCGGCGCCGAGATGGGCGGCCGGCTGGCACTCGCACCGGGCTGGTCGGTTTCCGCTAACTGGACCGTCTCCGACTTTCGCTACACGCAGTACACGGTTGACGGCCGGAACCTGGCGGGCCGGCAACTGCCCGGCATTCCGCCGCAGTGGCTCGACCTGGTGCTCCACGCCGCTCCCGATGCCGCGCGCGGGGGTTGGGCCGACATCGAATTCCAGCACACGTCGGGCTACCTGGTGGACGACACCCTCGACACGCGCACCGCGCCATGGACCGCGGTCGGTGTCCGCGCCGGCTGGGACGGACTGGCCGGCCGCTCGCGGGTGCGCCCGTTCGTGGCCGTGAACAATGTGTTCGACCGCCGGTATGTGAGCTCCGTGGTGATCAACGCGGCGAACGGCCGGTATTACGAGCCGGCGCCGGGGCGAAACATCTATCTCGGCGTGTCGCTGACCCTGGGCTCCTAG
- a CDS encoding sigma-70 family RNA polymerase sigma factor, with protein MNRPTSDDAPDSGTDAAFEREALPWLDDVHRFALSLTRDASDADDVVQETYLRAYRSWHTYTPGSDCRRWLFTICRNVFLRSLERERPMVDIEDAERDVIGAGQVYAAALEEGYTDLFARLDILPAIERAVRELPEPFRSAMVIVDIEDQPYEAAAEILGVPIGTIRSRLFRGRRLVQERLLAYARDIGVARGVRKTEEAG; from the coding sequence ATGAATCGGCCCACCTCCGACGACGCACCCGACAGCGGCACCGACGCGGCCTTCGAACGCGAAGCGCTGCCCTGGCTCGACGACGTCCATCGCTTCGCGTTGTCGCTCACGCGCGACGCCAGCGATGCGGACGATGTGGTCCAGGAAACGTATCTGCGTGCCTACCGATCCTGGCACACCTACACCCCGGGCAGCGACTGCCGCCGGTGGCTGTTCACCATCTGCCGCAACGTGTTCCTGCGGTCGCTCGAACGGGAGCGGCCCATGGTGGACATCGAGGACGCGGAGCGCGACGTGATCGGCGCCGGGCAGGTGTATGCCGCGGCGCTGGAGGAAGGGTACACCGATCTGTTCGCGCGCCTCGATATCTTGCCTGCCATCGAGCGCGCCGTGCGCGAACTGCCGGAACCCTTTCGCTCCGCCATGGTGATCGTGGACATCGAGGACCAACCGTACGAGGCCGCGGCCGAGATCCTCGGCGTGCCCATCGGCACCATCCGGTCGCGACTGTTCCGCGGCCGGCGGCTGGTGCAGGAGCGGCTGTTGGCGTACGCGCGTGACATCGGGGTCGCGCGCGGAGTACGAAAGACCGAGGAGGCCGGATGA
- a CDS encoding DUF1080 domain-containing protein, with protein MDRPQPPVVDPGPYIRDDARPADAIVLFDGHDLARWRDDKDGAAKWTVKDGYFEVAPGTGTMHTAQGFGDVQLHIEWSAPTPPKGEGQERGNSGVYLQGLYEVQVLDSYQNKTYPDGQAGAIYGQFPPLVNPARPPGEWNVYDIVFHRPHFDANGKVTAPARYTVFMNGVLVQDNVALSGPTANGVRPPYTKTPDRLPLALQDHGDLVRFRNVWIRELSEEHR; from the coding sequence ATGGACCGCCCGCAGCCGCCGGTAGTCGATCCGGGCCCGTACATACGCGACGATGCGCGCCCCGCCGATGCGATCGTGCTCTTTGACGGGCACGACCTCGCCCGGTGGCGCGATGACAAGGACGGCGCGGCCAAGTGGACCGTGAAGGACGGCTACTTCGAGGTGGCGCCGGGCACCGGTACCATGCACACGGCGCAGGGGTTCGGCGACGTGCAATTGCACATCGAGTGGAGCGCGCCCACTCCGCCCAAGGGCGAGGGACAGGAACGCGGCAACAGCGGCGTGTACCTGCAGGGCCTGTACGAGGTGCAGGTGCTCGACTCGTACCAGAACAAGACCTACCCCGACGGCCAGGCCGGCGCGATCTACGGGCAGTTCCCGCCTCTCGTGAATCCGGCGCGGCCCCCTGGGGAGTGGAACGTGTACGACATCGTCTTCCACCGGCCCCACTTCGACGCGAACGGCAAGGTCACGGCGCCGGCGCGATACACGGTGTTCATGAACGGCGTGCTGGTGCAGGACAATGTGGCGCTGAGCGGCCCGACGGCAAACGGCGTGCGGCCGCCGTACACGAAGACGCCCGATCGCCTGCCCCTCGCGCTGCAGGACCACGGCGATCTCGTTCGCTTTCGCAACGTATGGATCCGGGAACTTTCCGAGGAGCATCGATAA
- a CDS encoding tRNA-binding protein, giving the protein MANPDEFAAIDLRVGTVLAAHPFPEARKPAIKLTVDFGPEVGIRRSSAQLTVHYTPETLVGRQVVAAVNLGTRRIAGFESQVLVLGALPTSTEIVLLNLDQPVPNGTRIG; this is encoded by the coding sequence ATGGCCAACCCCGACGAGTTCGCCGCCATCGATTTGCGTGTGGGCACGGTGCTCGCCGCCCATCCATTTCCCGAGGCACGGAAGCCGGCGATCAAGCTCACCGTCGACTTCGGTCCCGAGGTCGGGATCCGCCGCTCGAGTGCGCAACTCACGGTGCATTACACGCCTGAAACGCTCGTCGGTCGGCAAGTGGTGGCCGCAGTCAACCTCGGCACGCGCCGTATTGCCGGGTTCGAGAGCCAGGTGTTGGTGCTCGGCGCGCTGCCCACGTCCACGGAAATCGTACTGCTCAACCTCGACCAGCCGGTGCCCAACGGCACGCGTATCGGCTAG
- a CDS encoding EamA family transporter, with translation MIGDLVGGHPRAVRLRIVMAFAAVYVLWGSTFLAMRFAVETIPPFLMAGMRHLVAGTLLLAWSWRRAERRPTRADWFGAAVVGVLLLGANGGVAWAEQRIASGTAALIVATVPLWMVLIDWGRPRGIHPGKGVLIGLALGLVGVMLLVGPGELTGHGTVDAVGSLVLVLGSVSWAAGSIVAAQSPRPIVPILATAMQLVTGGVALLLVSAIAGEPAHFSLAHVSAKSALGWGYLVIFGSVVGFTAYVYLLQTTTAARVSTYAYVNPVIAVLLGWAFANEAVTARTLLAAAVIVAGVAIITIARASSAPPPVAEEAIGD, from the coding sequence ATGATTGGTGACCTGGTCGGAGGCCATCCGCGCGCGGTGCGGCTGCGGATCGTGATGGCCTTCGCCGCCGTGTATGTGCTCTGGGGCTCCACCTTCCTGGCGATGCGTTTCGCCGTGGAGACGATTCCTCCGTTTCTGATGGCGGGGATGCGCCACCTCGTGGCCGGAACGCTGTTGCTGGCGTGGAGTTGGCGGCGCGCCGAACGACGGCCGACCCGTGCGGACTGGTTCGGGGCCGCGGTGGTCGGGGTGCTGCTCCTGGGAGCCAACGGAGGCGTTGCGTGGGCCGAGCAGCGCATCGCGTCGGGAACCGCCGCGCTGATCGTCGCGACCGTCCCGCTGTGGATGGTGCTCATTGACTGGGGGCGTCCACGGGGGATCCACCCGGGAAAAGGCGTCCTGATCGGGCTCGCGCTGGGACTGGTCGGCGTCATGCTCCTCGTGGGGCCGGGTGAGTTGACGGGCCACGGAACGGTCGATGCGGTCGGTTCCCTGGTTCTCGTGCTGGGGTCCGTGAGTTGGGCCGCCGGATCGATCGTGGCGGCACAGTCACCGAGGCCCATCGTCCCGATTCTGGCCACCGCGATGCAGTTGGTAACGGGCGGCGTCGCCTTGCTCCTCGTTTCGGCGATTGCGGGCGAGCCGGCCCATTTCTCGTTGGCGCACGTGTCCGCCAAATCGGCGCTGGGCTGGGGGTATCTGGTGATCTTTGGCTCCGTGGTGGGGTTCACGGCCTACGTGTACCTCCTGCAAACGACCACGGCGGCCAGAGTTTCGACGTACGCATACGTGAACCCCGTGATCGCCGTGTTGCTGGGCTGGGCGTTCGCAAACGAAGCGGTAACGGCACGCACGCTGCTGGCAGCCGCAGTGATCGTCGCCGGCGTGGCGATCATTACGATCGCGCGCGCCAGCTCGGCTCCGCCACCGGTGGCGGAAGAGGCGATCGGCGACTGA
- a CDS encoding gluconate 2-dehydrogenase subunit 3 family protein yields MNQDDRSQAVPDTAEAGAPDDALRHDAPTGLSRREALGLMAALPLVGAIELTPPVLQRALRAADEARTAREAGDAGAAVPKFFTAHEWRTVRMLVDYVVPRDDRSGSATDAGVPEFMDFIMGDKPNNQVWMRGGLAWLDLECGQRYGTTFVASKPAQRTEILDAIAYPAKATQAVRAGVAFFNRFRDMTASGFYSSKMGIADVQYMGNQMRPGWDGCPDAALAKLGVSYKDVY; encoded by the coding sequence ATGAACCAGGACGACCGCAGCCAGGCCGTGCCCGATACCGCCGAGGCGGGCGCCCCGGACGACGCCCTCCGTCACGACGCGCCGACTGGACTGTCGCGCCGTGAGGCACTGGGCCTCATGGCGGCGCTGCCGCTGGTTGGCGCCATCGAGCTCACGCCGCCGGTGCTCCAACGCGCCCTCCGCGCCGCCGACGAGGCCCGCACCGCGCGTGAAGCGGGCGACGCCGGAGCCGCCGTGCCCAAGTTCTTCACGGCCCACGAGTGGCGCACGGTACGCATGCTCGTGGATTACGTCGTTCCGCGCGACGACAGGTCGGGCAGCGCCACCGACGCCGGCGTGCCGGAATTCATGGACTTCATCATGGGCGACAAGCCCAATAATCAGGTCTGGATGCGCGGCGGCCTGGCCTGGCTCGATCTCGAGTGCGGGCAGCGCTACGGTACGACGTTCGTGGCCAGCAAGCCGGCACAACGTACCGAGATCCTCGACGCGATCGCCTACCCGGCCAAGGCCACCCAGGCCGTACGGGCAGGGGTCGCGTTCTTCAACCGATTCCGCGACATGACGGCGTCGGGATTCTACTCCAGCAAGATGGGGATCGCCGACGTGCAATATATGGGGAATCAGATGAGGCCCGGATGGGACGGGTGTCCCGATGCGGCGTTGGCCAAGCTCGGAGTGAGCTATAAAGACGTGTACTGA
- a CDS encoding GMC family oxidoreductase, which yields MQGTKQRALYDVCIVGSGAGGGMAAYMLTKAGAKVVVLEAGQMWTPATDGAMLKWPYDSPRRGASTKERPFGEFDGCIGGWELDGEPYTRAPGTEFSWWRARMLGGRTNHWGRISLRFGPDDFRGKSIDGLGDDWPISYDDIKPYYDEVDRLIGVFGSNEGLRNAPDGVFMPPPRMRCNEVLVKQAADRLKITCIPSRLSIITKPLNDRPPCHYCGQCNRGCSTASNFSSSNVLFPPAMATGKLTVIPYAMAREVTVDANGLATGVSYIDKRTRTDQHVKARVVVLAASALESARLLLNSKSSRFPNGLANGSGAVGKYISDTTGTDVGGFIPRMTDQVPHNHDGVGGAHIYMPWWLDNKTLDFPRGYHIEVWGGLFMPSYGFMGGIQDYPPGGGYGKSLKADYRKYYGATVGFSGRGEMIPNDDTYCEIDPTVVDQWGIPVLRFHWKWSDHEYNQSRHMQQTFRALIEEMGGEVQSPMPTREQGFGLATGGTIIHELGGARMGNDPNTSVLNANCQAHEVKNLFVADGGPFISQADKNPTWTILALSMRTSAYIAEQRKQGAL from the coding sequence ATGCAGGGGACGAAGCAGCGGGCACTATACGACGTCTGCATCGTAGGGTCGGGCGCCGGCGGCGGGATGGCCGCCTACATGCTCACCAAGGCCGGCGCCAAGGTCGTCGTGTTGGAAGCCGGGCAGATGTGGACGCCGGCCACCGACGGCGCGATGCTCAAATGGCCCTATGACTCGCCGCGCCGCGGCGCCTCGACCAAGGAGCGGCCGTTCGGTGAATTCGACGGCTGCATTGGCGGTTGGGAACTCGACGGCGAGCCCTATACGCGGGCGCCCGGCACCGAATTTTCCTGGTGGCGGGCCCGCATGCTCGGCGGCCGCACCAACCACTGGGGGCGCATTTCGCTCCGCTTCGGGCCCGACGACTTCCGCGGGAAGTCCATCGACGGCCTGGGCGACGACTGGCCCATCTCGTACGATGACATCAAGCCGTACTACGACGAGGTGGACCGGTTGATTGGTGTGTTCGGCAGCAACGAGGGACTGCGCAACGCCCCCGACGGTGTCTTCATGCCACCCCCCCGGATGCGATGCAACGAGGTGCTCGTGAAGCAGGCCGCCGACCGGCTCAAGATCACCTGCATTCCTTCGCGCCTGTCGATCATCACCAAACCACTCAACGACCGGCCGCCTTGCCACTACTGCGGGCAGTGCAACCGCGGCTGTTCCACGGCGTCCAATTTCTCGTCGAGCAACGTGCTGTTCCCGCCCGCGATGGCCACCGGCAAGCTGACCGTGATCCCCTACGCGATGGCACGCGAAGTGACGGTGGACGCCAACGGACTCGCCACCGGCGTGTCGTACATCGACAAGCGCACGCGCACCGACCAGCACGTCAAGGCGCGCGTCGTCGTGCTGGCCGCCAGCGCGCTCGAATCGGCGCGGCTCCTGCTCAACTCGAAGTCGTCGCGGTTCCCCAACGGACTGGCCAACGGCAGTGGAGCGGTGGGGAAGTACATCTCCGACACCACAGGCACCGACGTCGGCGGATTCATTCCGCGGATGACCGATCAGGTGCCGCACAACCACGACGGCGTGGGCGGCGCCCACATCTACATGCCCTGGTGGCTGGACAACAAGACGCTCGACTTCCCGCGCGGCTACCACATCGAGGTATGGGGCGGGCTGTTCATGCCGTCGTACGGCTTCATGGGGGGCATCCAGGACTATCCGCCGGGCGGCGGCTACGGCAAGTCGCTCAAGGCCGACTACCGAAAGTATTACGGCGCCACGGTCGGATTCTCGGGTCGCGGCGAGATGATCCCGAATGATGACACATACTGCGAGATCGACCCCACGGTGGTCGACCAGTGGGGCATTCCGGTGCTGCGCTTCCACTGGAAGTGGTCGGACCACGAGTACAACCAGTCCCGGCACATGCAACAGACCTTCCGCGCGCTGATCGAGGAAATGGGCGGCGAGGTGCAATCGCCGATGCCGACGCGCGAGCAGGGCTTCGGCCTGGCCACCGGGGGCACGATCATTCACGAACTCGGCGGCGCACGCATGGGCAACGACCCGAACACCTCGGTGCTCAACGCCAACTGCCAGGCGCACGAAGTGAAGAATCTGTTCGTCGCTGACGGCGGGCCGTTCATTTCACAGGCCGACAAGAACCCCACGTGGACGATTCTCGCGCTCTCCATGAGAACCAGCGCCTACATCGCCGAGCAGCGCAAGCAGGGGGCCCTATGA
- a CDS encoding OsmC family protein, translated as MTPPVKPVNMIRAVWQGERRFDAGRVGQPAARIDGDGVTAQSPPDVLLSALATCSAVDVVDILAKRHTPVAALEVEVVGERRATHPRRFLAIDLTFHVTAPGVERSHAERAVMLSLERYCSVASSLAPDVVIQTVVTLNGERGEVVRQKIGR; from the coding sequence ATGACACCCCCGGTCAAACCGGTGAACATGATCCGCGCCGTGTGGCAGGGCGAGCGGCGCTTCGATGCTGGCCGCGTGGGCCAGCCGGCGGCTCGCATCGATGGCGACGGCGTCACCGCCCAGTCCCCGCCCGACGTCCTGCTCAGCGCCCTCGCCACGTGCAGCGCGGTGGACGTGGTGGACATCCTCGCCAAGCGCCACACGCCGGTGGCGGCACTGGAGGTCGAGGTCGTGGGCGAGCGGCGCGCCACGCATCCTCGCCGGTTTCTCGCCATCGACCTCACATTCCACGTCACGGCCCCCGGGGTCGAACGGAGCCACGCTGAACGCGCTGTGATGCTCTCACTGGAACGCTACTGCTCGGTGGCGTCCTCGCTCGCCCCGGATGTCGTGATCCAGACAGTGGTCACGCTCAACGGGGAGCGGGGCGAGGTGGTCCGTCAGAAGATCGGGCGCTGA
- a CDS encoding zf-HC2 domain-containing protein codes for MSGAQIPPLPPECLEVLKHVWDYLDEQLTDETTERLRAHIAECRGCFEYKAFHEHFFDAVHALNRRQGASPDLRAKVLQGLREEGFAR; via the coding sequence ATGAGCGGCGCACAGATTCCCCCACTGCCCCCGGAATGTCTCGAGGTGCTCAAGCACGTGTGGGACTATCTCGACGAGCAGCTCACGGACGAGACCACCGAGCGGTTGCGCGCCCATATCGCCGAATGCCGCGGGTGCTTCGAATACAAGGCGTTCCACGAGCACTTCTTCGATGCCGTCCACGCCCTGAACCGGCGGCAGGGCGCGTCGCCCGACCTGCGCGCCAAGGTGTTGCAGGGGCTGCGCGAGGAGGGATTCGCGCGCTGA
- a CDS encoding Gfo/Idh/MocA family oxidoreductase codes for MTSPPLGIGFIGSGFNARFHMQAFTAVRDAEIRGVWSPDARRAAAAADYASSLDLGEARPYRSIASMVADPRIDAIWLCGPNQARIQNVEEIVHAIERGKGELRGLACEKPLARNVAEAKQVLALVKRVRLNNGYLENQLFAPQIEHGRNLIWARGAALTGRPYVARAAEEHSGPHMPWFWQGRLQGGGVLNDMMCHSVEVVRHLLTRPGEPRNSLRAVRVTGHIASLKWSRPEYVRRLKKMMGKAVDYGRHPAEDFASVIVEFRTREGLTVIGEATTSWSYVGAGLRLSAELLGPEYSMSWNTLDSGLKLFFSREVRGTVGEDLVEKQNAEIGLMPVVANEAATYGYEAEDRHMVQCFRRGTRPSLTFTDGVETVKMLMTAYQSAELGRTLPFPARGLDTFVPKVAKGTWKGSA; via the coding sequence ATGACTTCCCCTCCCTTGGGCATTGGCTTCATCGGCAGTGGATTCAACGCCCGCTTCCACATGCAGGCCTTCACCGCCGTGCGCGACGCGGAAATTCGCGGGGTGTGGAGCCCCGATGCCCGACGTGCCGCTGCCGCCGCCGACTACGCATCCTCGCTCGACCTCGGCGAGGCCCGGCCCTACCGGTCGATCGCCTCCATGGTCGCCGACCCCCGCATTGATGCCATCTGGCTCTGCGGACCCAATCAGGCGCGCATCCAGAACGTCGAGGAGATCGTCCACGCCATCGAACGCGGCAAGGGAGAATTGCGCGGGCTCGCCTGCGAGAAGCCGCTGGCCCGCAACGTCGCCGAGGCCAAGCAGGTCCTGGCGCTCGTCAAGCGCGTGCGACTCAACAACGGCTATCTCGAGAACCAGTTGTTCGCCCCGCAGATCGAACATGGGCGCAACCTCATCTGGGCGCGCGGCGCGGCCCTCACCGGGCGCCCCTACGTCGCCCGCGCCGCCGAGGAGCACAGCGGCCCCCACATGCCCTGGTTCTGGCAGGGGCGTTTGCAGGGCGGCGGCGTGCTCAACGACATGATGTGCCACTCGGTGGAAGTCGTGCGGCACCTCCTCACCCGCCCCGGCGAGCCGCGGAATTCGCTGCGCGCCGTGCGGGTCACCGGCCACATCGCCAGTCTCAAGTGGTCGCGCCCCGAATACGTCCGCCGGCTCAAGAAGATGATGGGCAAGGCAGTGGACTACGGTCGCCACCCAGCCGAAGACTTCGCCAGCGTCATCGTCGAATTCCGCACCAGGGAAGGCCTCACCGTGATCGGCGAGGCCACCACGTCCTGGAGCTACGTCGGCGCGGGACTCCGGCTCTCCGCCGAACTACTGGGCCCCGAATACTCGATGTCGTGGAACACGCTCGACAGCGGGCTCAAGCTGTTCTTCAGCCGCGAGGTCAGAGGAACGGTCGGCGAGGATCTCGTGGAGAAGCAGAACGCCGAGATCGGGCTCATGCCGGTGGTGGCCAACGAAGCCGCGACCTACGGGTACGAGGCCGAAGACCGCCACATGGTCCAGTGTTTCCGGCGCGGCACGCGGCCTTCGCTCACCTTCACCGACGGCGTCGAAACGGTGAAGATGCTCATGACGGCGTACCAGAGCGCCGAACTGGGACGTACCCTGCCCTTCCCCGCGCGCGGCCTCGACACCTTCGTGCCCAAGGTCGCGAAGGGAACCTGGAAGGGGTCGGCCTAG
- a CDS encoding (2Fe-2S) ferredoxin domain-containing protein: protein MPLTPQQLAPLMEPYARHVLVCVGGYCAPDREGRELYRLLPELLQREGLLYGPRRVKRGETPCLGVCGGGPIVVVYPEGVWYAGVTPVLLERIVVEHLRDGRVVEEAVFHRLERR from the coding sequence ATGCCTCTGACGCCGCAGCAGCTCGCCCCCCTCATGGAGCCATATGCCCGCCACGTATTGGTGTGCGTGGGCGGATACTGCGCGCCAGATCGGGAAGGACGGGAGTTGTACCGCCTGCTCCCCGAGCTGCTGCAGCGCGAGGGGCTGCTGTACGGGCCGCGGCGGGTAAAACGGGGCGAGACCCCTTGCCTGGGGGTGTGTGGCGGAGGGCCGATCGTCGTGGTGTACCCCGAGGGGGTCTGGTATGCGGGAGTCACCCCCGTGCTGCTCGAGCGGATCGTCGTGGAGCACCTGCGGGACGGGCGGGTGGTGGAGGAGGCGGTGTTCCACCGGCTGGAACGGCGCTGA
- a CDS encoding TerC family protein, producing MHSIATNIWFWVGFLAFVLTMLALDLGVFHREAHEVRPREAAMWTVLWVTLALLFALVLRIFEPRGTALTFLTGYLLEESLSADNIFVIALIFTYFGVPKRAHHRVLFYGILGALVLRGVFIAVGALLLARFEWVLYVFGALLVFTGLRMAFHDDSADFDGEKNLAVRLTRRFVPMTPHYDDARFFTRDGVRRLATPLLLVLVMVEVTDLAFAIDSIPAIFGVTRDPFLVFTSNIFAVLGLRSLFFLLVSVIDRFYLLKYGLSAILTFIGVKMLVDPWVKVPIGASLAVILFVLVVSVAASLAWPRHAPDR from the coding sequence ATGCACAGCATCGCCACCAACATCTGGTTCTGGGTTGGCTTCCTCGCCTTCGTGCTCACGATGCTGGCGCTGGACCTGGGTGTCTTCCATCGGGAGGCGCACGAGGTACGGCCGCGCGAGGCGGCGATGTGGACGGTGCTGTGGGTGACCCTGGCCCTGTTGTTCGCGCTCGTGTTGCGCATCTTCGAGCCCCGCGGCACCGCGCTCACCTTCCTCACCGGCTACCTCCTCGAGGAATCGCTGAGCGCCGACAACATCTTCGTCATCGCGCTGATCTTCACGTACTTCGGCGTACCGAAGCGCGCCCACCACCGCGTGCTCTTTTACGGTATCCTCGGCGCGCTCGTGCTGCGCGGGGTGTTCATCGCGGTCGGGGCGCTGCTGTTGGCCCGGTTCGAGTGGGTGCTCTACGTGTTCGGCGCGTTGCTCGTGTTCACCGGCTTGCGCATGGCGTTCCACGACGACTCGGCCGATTTCGACGGCGAGAAGAATCTGGCCGTCCGCCTCACGCGTCGGTTCGTGCCCATGACCCCGCACTACGACGACGCGCGATTTTTCACCCGGGACGGCGTGCGCCGGCTGGCGACGCCGCTGCTCCTCGTGCTGGTGATGGTCGAGGTCACCGACCTCGCATTCGCGATCGATTCGATTCCCGCGATCTTCGGAGTGACCCGAGACCCGTTTCTCGTGTTCACGTCGAACATCTTCGCCGTGCTGGGGCTCCGCTCCCTGTTCTTCCTGCTGGTGAGCGTGATCGATCGTTTCTACCTACTCAAGTACGGCCTGTCGGCGATTCTCACCTTCATTGGCGTGAAGATGCTGGTCGATCCCTGGGTGAAGGTGCCGATCGGGGCGTCGCTGGCCGTGATCCTCTTCGTGCTGGTCGTCTCGGTGGCAGCGTCCCTGGCGTGGCCGAGACACGCGCCCGACCGCTGA